One Synechocystis sp. LKSZ1 genomic window, CGATGCCAAGGGGAATCTGACGGCTATTACTTACACCGATGGCACCTTGGAAAGTTTTGGCTACGATGACAAGGGCAATCTCACCCTGTCGACCAACCGCAGTGGCCAGGCCATTAAATATACCTACGACGCCAAATTCCAACTCTTAAACAAAGAATACGCCGATGGTCCCAAGGCCACCTTTACCTACGACGCTCGGGGCAATCTCCTCACCGCCGTCGATAGCGACAGTAACCTCAGCTTCACCTACGATAGTGCTGACCGTTTAACCAAAGTCACCGATGGCGAGGGCCGTTTTGTGGCCTATACCTACGACACGGCGGGCCGGCGGACTCAGATCAGTGACCAGCTTGGCCATGTCACTAAATATAATTACGATACCCTCGGCCGTTTGGCCAGCGTCAAAGATGGCAGTAATGCTTTAATCGCTGCCTATGCCTACGATACGGTCGGCCGTCTGAGCCGCAGTGACAATGGCAATGGCACCTACACCACCTACAGTTACGATGCCGCAGGCCAACTGCTGAGCTTGGTCAACTACAAAGCCGATGCCAGTGTTAACTCCCGCTTTGGCTATGGTTATGATGCCCTCGGCCGTCGGGCCAGTATGACCACCCTAGAGGGCGTGACCAACTATAGCTACGACGCAGCTGGTCAATTGATCGCTGTCAGTCTTCCCAGTGGCCGCTTGATTCAATACCAATACGACGCGGCCGGCAACCGCACCAAAGTGATTGATAGTGGCGTGACTACCAACTACAGCAGTAATGCTCTCAATCAATACACTACCGTCGGGGCCGCCACCTATAGCTACGATGCCAATGGTAATTTGATCAGCAAAACCCAGGCCGGTAATAGCAGTAGCTACAGCTACGACAGCGAAAACCGTCTCATCAGCGTTACCACCGTCGATGGCAACTGGATTTACGAATACGATGCCCTCGGCAATCGCATTGCCAGTGTCCACAATGGCCAACGGACTGAATTCTTGCTCGATCCCACGGGCCTGGTGAATGTGATGGGGGAATATGACAGCAATGGCAACCTGGTGGCCAACTACACCTACGGCTTTGGACTGGAAAGCATGGCCCGGAATGGCAGTCAGAATTACTATGACTTTGATGCCATTGGTTCCGTAGCCGGCTTAACCAATAGCGCTGGGAGCTACATCAATCAATACCGCTACCTACCCTTTGGTGAAAATCTCGTCACCACCGAAGGCCTAGTCAATCCCTTTGAGTTCGTTGGCCAATGGGGCGTGATGGACGAAGGCAATGGCCTAGACTTTATGCGGGCCCGCTATTACAGCCCTGGCCTGGGATCTTTCTTAAGCCCTGATCCCTTAGGGATAGATAGCGGTGATGCCAATTTGTATCGCTATGTAGGAAACAATGCAACTAATCAGATAGATCCTCTTGGTCTAGATGCTTTCTTGACTTTTCTTATATACACCTATGGTGCAGCGGCGGTTGCATTGGTTGGTTATTCCCTTAAACCCAAAATAGAGTCGCTTTATAATTGGTTAGCGGCTGGCAAACCGGCTGAAGACGTGATAGAAAACTCTACGGCAATTAGAGCGATAGTGGTTCTAGCGGTCTTACAAGCAGCTGCATCAGTCGATCTAGGTCTTCCCCTAGTAGGTGTTTCCACGGCATTGGCGCCTTCATTGATCCCGGCGGCGCTTGTTGCTTTGTTTGCATGGGCAGGTGTTAAAGCGGTTAGGTATGTCGATGCAAAGATTGATTCTGCTTACCCAAATTCGATTCCAAATCTAATCAACTCGATCCTTGGCGAAGATATTTGGCTACCTGGAGGGCTTTTGGGCCCAGGCCCTAGTCAAACGATTGCCACCGACTCAACCGGTGTTGTTGTTTCCCGTGATCCCAACGATGTGGTTGGGCCAAAAGGATTTGGTGACCAGGGTTGGCTAATTCCAGACCAAGTTCTGCCCTACATGATCCGTTTTGAAAACGATAAAAAGGCAATCGCCCCGGCCGTCTTTGTCACCGTTACTCACCAAATCGACTCAGATCTCGATTGGACAAGCTTTGAATTGGGCGCCTTTGGCTTTGGTAATTTCCGCATTGATGTTCCCGAGGGCTTCCAAAACTACGAGGCACGGGTCGATGCCACGGCTACTATGCCCTACTACGTTGACTACAAAGCCACTTTCAATCCTAGCACAGGCCAAGTCACTTGGACGTTGACCACCATTGATCCCAAAACCGGGCAACTTCCCACCGGCCTATTGGATGGTTTCTTACCTCCCAATGACCCCGAAACCCACTCCGGCGAAGGCTTTGTGAGCTACAAAGTAGAAGCCAAACCCAACTTGGCCACGGGCACCCAACTCGATGCCAAGGCCCGGATTGTCTTCGATACCAACGACCCTATTGATACCCCGCTCCATCGCAATACCGTGGATATCAATGGCCCGAGTAGTAGCGTCCAGGCCCTGCCAGCCAATAGCCCCACAAGCTTTACCGTTACTTGGGGCGGCACTGACGCCCCCGGTAGTGGTATCGCCTCCTACGATATTTACGTTTCGACCGATAGTGGCCCCTTTGTCCTCTGGCAAGATGACATCACCGCTACCTCTGCCAGCCATACCGGCCAAATTGGCCATACCTATGCGTTTTATAGCGTGGCTACGGATCATGTCGGTCATACTGAGGCCCCACCGGCCCTGGCCGATACCTCGACCACTGTTACCAGTCAGGCCAATATCACTCTAAGTATAAGTGACCGCTCTCAACTGGAAGGGGATAGTAATAACTCAATGGTCTTTACCGTTGATCTCTCTGAACCTAGTACCCAAACTGTTATCGTTCAATACGCCACGGCCGATCACAACAATACAGCTAAGGCCGGTTCTGACTACATCGCCACCAGTGGCACCTTGACCATTCCAGCCGGCCAACTCAGCGGACAAATTCCCGTCACTATCATTGGTGATACTCTGGACGAAAATAGCGAAACCTTCGTAGTTAACCTGAGCAATCCTGTAGGGGCGACTTTACTTGATGGCCAGGCCATTGGCACCATTGAACAGGATGATCCTTCCACGGCCCCCTTGGTGCTGAAAGGTGGAACCATCCAGATCGCCTACGTGGCCTACTACGGCCGGCCTGGTGACCCTGGTGGCCTCGCCTTCTGGAACCAAAAATTTGAAGAGAGCAAAGTCGTCTTTGGCGGTGGCGATCCCCTCACCGGCGATGAAGAAAGTCTTTATAATTCCCTTGCCGCAGCTTTTGGAGAAAGTGCCGAAGCGAATCGACTCTTTGGTGGTAAAAGCAGTGCTCAGAAAGTGAATGAGGTTTATCGAATGGCCTTTAACCGGGATGCAGAACCCGCTGGTCGGGATTTCTGGGCCGGTCATTTAGATGCTGGCAACATCACCTTGGCTAATTTTGCTCTCTACGTGGCCCTTGGGGCAGCCAACGAGGATATTAGTACCCTCCGTAATAAGCTGGCCAGTGCTGATTTAATGAGCAAGGCCATTGACACTGAGCTAGAACGCCGAGCCACTTCTACTCCTGCTAATGAGGCCTTTGGTCGCAATTGGTTAGATCCCTTTGGAGATACCAGTGCGTCTCTCTATGCCGCTGAAACGGCCCTGGCTGGTTTTGTAGCAGATTCTGGCTTAGGCTAGATGACAACTTCCAATGCCGAATAATCAAGTTATAGCTGATTTGATTTATTATAGGACAATCACAGATGGACAAAGCCTTGCTAATCAAGAATCTCAGTCAAGTAATTTGTATCATTCTCAATCTAAACAGCTGTAACACTCGTTTTTCTGACGAGTCTTTTTCAGACACGACATTAGCCCTTGACCAGCTTTTTTCCGTCGCAAAATCAGTCAGAATATCAAGGTCAAAAAAGTCGGCGCTGATTTGAGTTCCTAGAACAATCTGACTGGCCCTGCAATCTCACTTCTAGGCCCGGTCGACACGCATAAAAAAACGACTTGGATTTTATTCTTCCGCAACTTGACCGTGAAAATAGCGCTGAAAAAAAAGAAGCCATTCAATCGTCAAAATTCAATAAAGTGAATCACTTTGACTTCCAAAGATAAGGACTCTCCCTGATACTGCTGTGCTTGATGGTTTATTTTGTCTAATTGGTTCAAAGCCAGACTACAAGGCATTCCATACTTTGCCTTCACCCGATCGCTGGCGATCATCAACGCGATGCGAGATCGGGTGACAAATTCATCCAGCGAATAGGATTGATTGGGCGTGAAGTAGTCCTTGACAACAAGAGAAGGAGAATAGCAGATTTCTTGAGTCCCATCAGGCCATTGAATCTGAAAGCGGATTTCTGGCATGGATGAATTGCTGATAGTGATCTAGATGCATTGTAGCGGATGCCTTCCAGGAATAGGTTTCAATCACTGAATGACTTTTTTGAATACAGGCCTGAGCCAAATCAGGTTGAACACTTTTCAGCATCGCCTGGGCAATGGCATCCGCATCGGAAGGATCCACCCAAAACGTTTGCTCAGACGCCAGAAATTCAGTGAAAGGAGCCTGATGCGAAAGAATTGTCGGTAAACCACTGGCGATCGCCTCAAGCACAACCAATCCCCAACCTTCTTTAACCGAGGGAAACACAAAACTATCAGCACAGCGATACAGGGCAGGCAGATCCTCATCTGCAATCACCCCAGGAAGGACGATCGCCGGCTCCACCCCCAGTTCCTTCACCTGTTGAAAAAACTGCTCCCGATAGGCCTGATAGTCAAACAGAGTCGCCCCCCCTGCAATCACAAGTTGCGCGTGAGGCAGGGCATAGCGTACCTGAGCAAACGCTTTGACTAATTGCAAAGTATTTTTTCGAGGTTCAATGCCACCAACCGTGAAAAACACCGGATTGCCTGTAATCCCTAATTGTTGTTTGAGAGAGGAGTCACGGTGAGAAGGTGTAGCAGTAAAGCGATCGGGATCAACGCCGTTGATTACTCTGGGGGCCTGAATTTGATACTGGTGAGCCAACTGCTGCTGCCAGTAGTCACTCACACAAAGGCAGAGATCCGGTTCATGGATCGATCGCTCCTGACATTGCTGGAGATACACACTCTGATACTCTTCAATGTGGTGAACCGTGCGGATAAAGTAAGGAATCTTTTCTCGTTGACGAAGAATTGCCAGAGCATTAGCACTAATGCAATCTTGTGCATGGAAAACCTCATGGCAAACGGTTTGCAAATGCTGATCTAAAAAATTGACAAATTCATTGATGCGCTGTTGAATCAGTTGATCAATACTCTGAGGAGCTACACTGGCAGGAACAAGTTGATAGGAGCAGTCCAGCGATCGTCCAAATCCCTGTCCATCTTTGTCTAAGGCATAAATGCAAACCGAGTGACCTGCATGATGCAATGCATTTGCTAGTTCTAGAGTATGGATAACGCTCCCTCTAGGCTTGGTGGAGTAGGTCAACAGAGCAATGCGCATAAAACCTACGTCGTTCCTTCAGGGTGAAATCCAGTCAGGGGACGGTGGTTAAAATCCCAAAAACTGATCGATTCCTGCTGAAGTTGCAACACCAATTCACTGCCAGAGTTGATTTCGCCAATCACCTCGCAGGTCAACTGACGATCGCGAAACAGCTTTTGTACCAGCGTTACCTGGGCCGTATCAACACTCAGCAGGAAACCGTAACTGGGAAAAACGGTCAGCCAGGTTTCTAACGGTGTGCTGGCTGGTCGAGGAATCGACTCCAGGTTCAAAACCGCACCCCTGCCAGAGGTTTCCAGCAACATGAGCGTCGTACCGATGATCCCTCCCATGCTGATATCTTTACCCGCCTTACAAAGCCCTATTTCTGCAAGATGAGGTAACAGCGCCAGGTTGGTTTGTAACCGGGTAGGTTCTGCTTTTGTTGCTGCATTCCAAAAGGGAAACGTGGGATGCATTGCGCCGTTGAGATCAACCACCATCAGCAATTGTTGACCGGGTTGGGCGTCAAAGCTGGTGATCAATCGCGTCGCTCGTCCCAGAATAGAGACTGACAGAGCATTGTAGGGACTATGGCAGTTGGTATGCCCACCGACGATCGGTAGGTTATAGGCCTGGGCAGCGGCCTGCATTCCAGCCCAAAGGGGTTGAGCCTGCTCAAGAGACTGGCTCCAAATTGTATCCACGACAGCGATCGCCCGTCCACCCATAGCACAGATATCACTGACATTCACCATCACCGCAGACCAGCCTGCAAACCAGGGATCTTGTTCTACGAAGAACGGCATCATCCCTTCACTGGCCAGCAACAAATACCCGTCGCCATCGGGAATAGCTGCACAGTCATCCCCGGGGCGTATATCCGCCAAAATCTGGAGCATTTCTGGCTTGAGGATACTCAGCGCCGTCTGGATGTCTTGTTTATGCAAAATTCCAATGGAGTTCTGCAACTGGGCAATCAGAGCAGCTAGCATCAGGAAGCTTCCCTGACTTGAAACGGTAAGGCAGGACGAACTTCGTTAGTAGCCGGGTAATAGTTTAAATCGGCCTGCATTAGGTGATGGGGGCGATCGCAAATGGTCATCTCATCCACGGATTGCCAGTGTAACCGTTGAAAGAAGCGGACATTTTGCAGTTGAACGGTAGCCAAAAATTGTTCACATCCCCAGGTATTAGCGGTTGTGACGGCTTTGTAGATTAAGCCTTTACCAATTTGCCAGCCCTTGCGGTAGTCTGGATGGGTGCCTAATCGTCCACCATACCAGAAGCCGGGCTTGGTTTCATAAATTCGTACAACCCCTACAATCTCATCTTTTGGCTTGCCAAAATTCGAGTGAATCATGTTTCTGGGGTGAACTGCAATGATGGGATAGGCAATGTTATCGATTTCATCCACATCACTGCCCTGAAAAAGCTGCTGTTCCTGTACAAAAATGGTTTTACGCAGAGCAAAGTACGTAGTGATTTCTTCCGGGGTGGTGGCTAGTTTGAATTGATAGTGAGTCATTGTTCTGGAAGTGTAATGAATACCTAAGCTGCTTCAAAACTTGAAAGAGCAGAACAGGCTCCGCACTTGGCACATCCAGCTTTCATATCGGTCGATCTCAGTCCGGATTGCTTCAGCATCGCCCCTACCCGCTCATAAATGGCCTGCATAAACTCACTGCTGGGTGCTGGGTGCTGAGCTAGAGGCGTACCACTGATCGGAACAAAGGGAACTACAAAGGGATAAACTCCCAGTTGAATCAGGCGATCGCACAGCTCCGTCAGCGTTTCTAGACTATCCCCTAGACCGGCTAAGAGGTAGGTGCTGACCTGTCCCCAACCAAATACCTTGACAGAAGCTTGAAACGCATCAAAGTAATGAGCTAACGGCACAGAGGCCTTTCCTGGCATAATTCTTGCCCTAACCGCTGGGTCGGCGGCTTCCAGATGCATCCCCAAATTCTCAATGCCTGCCGCTTTCATGCGCTCAAACCAGACAAAATCCTCTGGTGGTTCACATTGAGCCTGGATCGGCAAATCGACTCTGGCTTTGATAGCTCTGGCACATTCGGTTAAGTACGCAGCACCTCGATCATTAGTATTGGGTGTTCCAGTGGTCATCACCAGTTGCCGCACTCCATCCAACCGAACCGCAGCTGCAGCCACTTCCGCCAATTGGGCGGGCGTTTTGCGGGCAATCGTGCGCCCTGCCTCTAGCGACTGGCCAATGGCGCAAAACTGGCAAGAGGTGGCTTTGTCGTTGTAGCGCATACAGGTTTGCAGCACCGTTGTTGCCAACACATCACGGCTGTGCAGTAGGGCAATTTTCCAGTAGGGAATGCCGTCGGCGGTGCTGAGGTCATAAAACCGAGGCCGCTGGGGAAAGGAAATCTGGGCGATGTCTTGATCCTGAAACCGCAACTTGGCCTGACCGGGGGTGGAGTCGAGCATAGCGGCATAGGGCGATCGCGTCGCCGACTCCGTAAAGATCGGCACCATCACCGTGGTGTCATCAATGGTGATGGCTTTGTGATCCGACGGGCCCGCGCCCCCCTTGCGACCCATCACGGTCGATGTGGGTTCAATCCACTGCAAGCCATAGGTTTGCAGTTGGGCAATGAGTTCTTGCTTCGTCAAGTGTAGCTGACTGATCGATGGCTGATTCCGTTGCTGAGTCATGTGGGTTGCCGCTCCCAACGAAATTTGCGATCGGATTCTTGAATTGGGATATCGTTGATGCTGGCGAATCGGCGCATCATCAGCCCATTGTCAGCAAATTCCCAGTTCTCATTGCCGTAGGAGCGATACCAGAAACCGGAATCATCGTGCCATTCGTACTCAAACCGCACGGCAATGCGATTCTCCATAAAGCACCACAGTTCCTTTTTCAAGCGATAGTCCAACTCTTTCGCCCATTTTCGCTTTAGGAACTCGACAATCTGGGCGCGTCCAGCCAAAAACTCAGCCCGATTGCGCCATTCGGAATCTTCGGTATAGGCGAGGGCGACACGTTCTGGGTCACGGGTATTCCAGGCATCTTCAGCCGCTTGGACTTTGGCTTTGGCGGTTTCGAGGGTAAACGGGGGTAGGGGAGGTTTCATGGTGATTCATTCAGGGTGAACGCAGGTGAAACGGCATTCGCGTCTGGAACGGGCAAATCCAGTTGGGCTAAGTCTGAGACAGGGGTGGGGGCGATCAGGGGTTGAGCGGTCAGGTTGGTATGCAGTTGCAGTAAGTCGGGGCGGGAGTAATGACCAACGGAGTCCATCATCCTTTTGCGCTTGGTGATCAGGGAGAAGTCGAGGTCGGCGATCGCCATTCCTTCCCCGTCGATCACAGGCGGGCAGAGGTGATTGCCTTCTGGGCCAATAATGGCTGTGTTGCAGCCGCCGCTGAGGACTCGTTGCAGCTTTTCATCGGGGGTAATTTGCCCCACCTGTTCCGGTGACAGCCACGCGGTGGCATTGATCACAAAACAACCCGATTCCAGGGCGTGATGGCGAATGGTGACTTCGATTTGATCGGCAAAAATCTGCCCGACCATGGAACCGGGAAACTGGGCACAGTGGATTTGTTCGTGCTGCGTCATCAGGGCAAACCGAGCTAGGGGATTGTAATGTTCCCAACAGGCCAATGCTCCCAGCCGTCCCACTGTGGTGTCCACCGTTCGCAGTCCGGCTCCGTCGCCCTGCCCCCAGACCATGCGCTCATGGTAGGTCGGGGTGATCTTGCGCCGTTTCAGCAACAGGGTGCCATCGGCATCAAAGATCAGTTGGGTGTTGTAGAGGGAGCCATGATCGCGCTCATTGACTCCCAAGACAACGACAATATTGTAGGAACGGGCAGCTCGACTGACGGCATCGGTGGTTGGCCCTGGAATAGTCACCGCTTCTTCGTACAGCCGCATGTGTTCTTTGCCCATCAGCACAGGTGGTTGCACAAAGGAGAAGTAGGGATAGTAGGGCACAACGGTTTCGGGAAAAACTACCAGTTGCGCCCCTTCCCCTGCGGCTTTGGCAATTGCCTGCAAGACTTTCTCAGTGGTGCCCTCGCGACTAAACAGCACTGGACTGATTTGAACTGCCGCTGCACGAACAATGCGTGAATAATCCATAGGTGATTGGAAGGGTAAAAATCCTAGAGTGTCCAGGTATCG contains:
- a CDS encoding MSMEG_0570 family nitrogen starvation response protein, encoding MPEIRFQIQWPDGTQEICYSPSLVVKDYFTPNQSYSLDEFVTRSRIALMIASDRVKAKYGMPCSLALNQLDKINHQAQQYQGESLSLEVKVIHFIEF
- a CDS encoding MSMEG_0565 family glycosyltransferase; its protein translation is MRIALLTYSTKPRGSVIHTLELANALHHAGHSVCIYALDKDGQGFGRSLDCSYQLVPASVAPQSIDQLIQQRINEFVNFLDQHLQTVCHEVFHAQDCISANALAILRQREKIPYFIRTVHHIEEYQSVYLQQCQERSIHEPDLCLCVSDYWQQQLAHQYQIQAPRVINGVDPDRFTATPSHRDSSLKQQLGITGNPVFFTVGGIEPRKNTLQLVKAFAQVRYALPHAQLVIAGGATLFDYQAYREQFFQQVKELGVEPAIVLPGVIADEDLPALYRCADSFVFPSVKEGWGLVVLEAIASGLPTILSHQAPFTEFLASEQTFWVDPSDADAIAQAMLKSVQPDLAQACIQKSHSVIETYSWKASATMHLDHYQQFIHARNPLSDSMA
- a CDS encoding sll0787 family AIR synthase-like protein, producing the protein MLAALIAQLQNSIGILHKQDIQTALSILKPEMLQILADIRPGDDCAAIPDGDGYLLLASEGMMPFFVEQDPWFAGWSAVMVNVSDICAMGGRAIAVVDTIWSQSLEQAQPLWAGMQAAAQAYNLPIVGGHTNCHSPYNALSVSILGRATRLITSFDAQPGQQLLMVVDLNGAMHPTFPFWNAATKAEPTRLQTNLALLPHLAEIGLCKAGKDISMGGIIGTTLMLLETSGRGAVLNLESIPRPASTPLETWLTVFPSYGFLLSVDTAQVTLVQKLFRDRQLTCEVIGEINSGSELVLQLQQESISFWDFNHRPLTGFHPEGTT
- a CDS encoding MSMEG_0567/Sll0786 family nitrogen starvation N-acetyltransferase → MTHYQFKLATTPEEITTYFALRKTIFVQEQQLFQGSDVDEIDNIAYPIIAVHPRNMIHSNFGKPKDEIVGVVRIYETKPGFWYGGRLGTHPDYRKGWQIGKGLIYKAVTTANTWGCEQFLATVQLQNVRFFQRLHWQSVDEMTICDRPHHLMQADLNYYPATNEVRPALPFQVREAS
- a CDS encoding MSMEG_0568 family radical SAM protein, which translates into the protein MTKQELIAQLQTYGLQWIEPTSTVMGRKGGAGPSDHKAITIDDTTVMVPIFTESATRSPYAAMLDSTPGQAKLRFQDQDIAQISFPQRPRFYDLSTADGIPYWKIALLHSRDVLATTVLQTCMRYNDKATSCQFCAIGQSLEAGRTIARKTPAQLAEVAAAAVRLDGVRQLVMTTGTPNTNDRGAAYLTECARAIKARVDLPIQAQCEPPEDFVWFERMKAAGIENLGMHLEAADPAVRARIMPGKASVPLAHYFDAFQASVKVFGWGQVSTYLLAGLGDSLETLTELCDRLIQLGVYPFVVPFVPISGTPLAQHPAPSSEFMQAIYERVGAMLKQSGLRSTDMKAGCAKCGACSALSSFEAA
- a CDS encoding nuclear transport factor 2 family protein is translated as MTMKPPLPPFTLETAKAKVQAAEDAWNTRDPERVALAYTEDSEWRNRAEFLAGRAQIVEFLKRKWAKELDYRLKKELWCFMENRIAVRFEYEWHDDSGFWYRSYGNENWEFADNGLMMRRFASINDIPIQESDRKFRWERQPT
- a CDS encoding Nit6803 family nitrilase gives rise to the protein MDYSRIVRAAAVQISPVLFSREGTTEKVLQAIAKAAGEGAQLVVFPETVVPYYPYFSFVQPPVLMGKEHMRLYEEAVTIPGPTTDAVSRAARSYNIVVVLGVNERDHGSLYNTQLIFDADGTLLLKRRKITPTYHERMVWGQGDGAGLRTVDTTVGRLGALACWEHYNPLARFALMTQHEQIHCAQFPGSMVGQIFADQIEVTIRHHALESGCFVINATAWLSPEQVGQITPDEKLQRVLSGGCNTAIIGPEGNHLCPPVIDGEGMAIADLDFSLITKRKRMMDSVGHYSRPDLLQLHTNLTAQPLIAPTPVSDLAQLDLPVPDANAVSPAFTLNESP